A single Bacteroidota bacterium DNA region contains:
- a CDS encoding PD40 domain-containing protein, with protein MIRKIFAACFFLASFSLCFAQPTYSSKNKKAISNYEEALKYYDGRNLEAAKEYLDKALKEDAHFAEAHTMMAYIYSDLNKPEKAILSIKKAIEINPEFFHGNYFTLAQLQIQVTDYKGAKENYEKFLLKPSENAEMNKLAELGIKNCDFAIPAMENPVPFKPVNAGDGINSPSDEYFPSITADEQMFLFTRKVPRKDGEGKQEDFYVSEKIPDGTWGTAYSIGPKINTEGNEGAPCLSPDGQLLFFVACESDYGYGAGRQGYGSCDIFYSFKNGNDWSAPQNASSPLNSRWWETQPSFSSDGKTLYFIRGIMNSKGKKETDIYSSILKSDGKWTNPVKLSDKINTPYEEESVFIHPDNQTLYFSSNGHPGMGGMDIFMSRRQANGEWGDAVNLGYPINTAADENSFLVSRDGKTAYFASDREGGKGGLDIYSFDLYEAARPGKTIYVKGKVFDAVTKLPLEADIEVVDLQTKNSVLQYTSDKKKGEFLICLPINKNYAFNTGKPGYLFHSENFALNENKEYKPIIINIPLSPITKDSSVILRNVFFETDKFNLKEESKVELNKLVDFLKKNSALKIELSGHTDNVGDKKHNQTLSENRAKSVEEYLVANGIVKERLSHKGYGDTKPVAPNDSDEHKQMNRRTEFKVISN; from the coding sequence ATGATTAGAAAAATTTTCGCTGCTTGTTTCTTTCTTGCTTCTTTCTCTCTCTGCTTTGCGCAGCCAACCTATTCTTCCAAAAATAAAAAAGCAATCAGCAATTACGAAGAAGCGCTGAAATATTATGACGGAAGAAATCTGGAAGCCGCAAAAGAATATCTCGATAAGGCGCTCAAAGAAGATGCACACTTTGCGGAAGCGCACACGATGATGGCATATATCTACAGCGATTTGAATAAACCCGAAAAAGCAATTCTCTCTATAAAAAAAGCAATTGAAATCAACCCGGAATTTTTTCATGGAAATTATTTTACGCTCGCGCAATTGCAAATTCAGGTGACGGATTACAAAGGCGCAAAAGAAAATTACGAGAAGTTTCTGCTGAAGCCATCTGAAAATGCCGAGATGAATAAACTGGCGGAACTCGGAATTAAGAATTGTGATTTTGCAATTCCCGCTATGGAAAATCCTGTTCCCTTCAAGCCGGTGAATGCAGGCGATGGAATTAATTCTCCAAGCGATGAATATTTTCCTTCCATCACTGCCGATGAACAAATGTTTTTATTTACCCGAAAAGTTCCGCGCAAAGATGGCGAAGGCAAGCAGGAAGATTTTTATGTGAGCGAAAAAATTCCCGATGGAACATGGGGAACTGCCTACAGCATCGGACCGAAAATAAATACAGAAGGAAACGAAGGAGCGCCTTGTCTTTCTCCCGATGGTCAGCTTTTATTTTTTGTGGCGTGCGAGAGCGATTACGGTTATGGCGCAGGTCGGCAGGGCTACGGTTCGTGCGATATTTTTTATTCCTTTAAAAATGGAAATGACTGGAGCGCTCCGCAGAATGCCAGCTCGCCTTTAAATTCCAGATGGTGGGAAACACAGCCGAGTTTTTCTTCCGATGGAAAAACACTTTACTTCATTCGGGGAATTATGAACTCGAAAGGAAAAAAAGAAACAGATATTTATTCTTCAATTTTAAAGAGCGATGGCAAGTGGACAAATCCTGTGAAGTTGAGCGATAAAATAAATACACCTTATGAAGAAGAATCTGTTTTTATTCATCCCGACAATCAAACATTATATTTTTCTTCGAACGGGCATCCGGGCATGGGCGGCATGGATATTTTCATGTCGCGCAGGCAGGCGAATGGCGAATGGGGCGATGCGGTGAATCTCGGTTATCCGATTAACACGGCTGCCGATGAAAATAGTTTTTTGGTTTCGCGCGATGGAAAAACCGCCTACTTCGCTTCCGACAGAGAAGGAGGAAAAGGAGGGCTTGATATTTATTCTTTTGATTTATATGAAGCCGCGCGCCCGGGAAAAACAATTTATGTGAAAGGAAAAGTTTTTGACGCGGTAACCAAACTTCCGCTTGAAGCCGATATTGAGGTGGTGGACCTTCAGACAAAAAATTCTGTTCTTCAATATACTTCTGATAAAAAGAAAGGAGAGTTTCTGATTTGTCTTCCCATAAATAAAAATTATGCGTTCAATACTGGAAAGCCCGGTTATCTTTTTCACTCTGAAAATTTCGCTCTGAATGAAAATAAAGAGTATAAGCCCATTATCATAAACATTCCTCTTTCTCCCATCACAAAAGATTCATCGGTGATTCTGCGGAATGTTTTTTTTGAGACCGATAAATTTAATCTGAAGGAAGAATCGAAAGTGGAGTTGAACAAGTTAGTTGACTTCCTGAAAAAAAATTCCGCTCTTAAAATTGAACTCAGCGGGCATACCGATAATGTGGGTGATAAAAAACATAATCAAACTCTTTCTGAGAATCGCGCAAAGTCGGTGGAAGAATATTTAGTTGCAAATGGAATTGTGAAAGAACGATTATCTCATAAGGGATATGGCGATACAAAGCCGGTTGCTCCGAATGATTCAGATGAACATAAGCAAATGAACCGCAGAACAGAGTTCAAAGTGATTTCAAATTAG
- a CDS encoding SpoIID/LytB domain-containing protein yields the protein MRRILFLILLIAGCQWSVGFCKEKNHKHKTTDNGQRTISIRLFASNIISSVNFMNVSGDYSVFGDGVKLFDADKISFITVSLAGDSVLLQKPNYQRKFFTVQFVPQTSSCSFKIKSLQPDYKVRTYDDELDVSAQNKSLRIINKVDIEKYVAGVVQWEVGTKNPQEFNKVKTIVVRTYALGNWRRHEDEGFQLCDEVHCQVFRGKTFSQNIYDAAFATSEYILVDDSARIITAGFHSNCGGQTMNSEDVWSKKVSCLRSINDSFCLQKSNAVWEKKIPKDLWLDYLKTKYGFPVNDSLQVKKILHFEQPNRKVYLVNDEYFIPLKFVREDMKLKSTFFAIHEEGINVVFTGKGFGHGVGLCQEGAERMAEKGYSYIKIINYYYTNVHLIRFSQLDFFSSE from the coding sequence ATGCGAAGGATTTTATTTTTGATTTTGTTGATTGCCGGTTGCCAGTGGTCAGTTGGTTTTTGCAAAGAGAAAAATCATAAACATAAAACAACCGACAACGGACAGCGGACAATCAGCATCCGTCTTTTCGCCAGCAATATTATTTCCTCTGTCAATTTCATGAATGTTTCAGGCGATTATTCCGTTTTCGGAGATGGAGTAAAACTTTTTGATGCAGATAAAATTTCGTTCATAACCGTTTCTCTTGCGGGCGATTCGGTTCTTCTTCAGAAACCGAATTACCAGAGAAAGTTTTTTACGGTGCAGTTTGTTCCGCAGACCTCTTCGTGCAGTTTTAAAATAAAATCGCTTCAGCCCGATTATAAAGTGAGAACGTATGACGATGAACTGGATGTTTCGGCACAAAATAAATCGCTGCGCATCATTAATAAGGTAGATATTGAAAAATATGTGGCGGGCGTTGTGCAATGGGAAGTGGGAACAAAAAATCCGCAGGAGTTCAATAAAGTAAAAACAATTGTTGTGCGCACGTATGCGCTCGGCAACTGGCGCAGGCACGAAGACGAAGGTTTTCAACTCTGCGATGAAGTGCACTGCCAGGTTTTTCGCGGAAAAACTTTCAGTCAGAATATATATGATGCCGCTTTTGCAACTTCAGAATATATTTTAGTGGACGACAGCGCGCGCATTATCACAGCAGGTTTTCATTCCAACTGCGGAGGGCAAACCATGAACTCGGAAGATGTGTGGAGTAAAAAAGTTTCCTGCCTGCGTTCCATCAACGATTCTTTTTGTTTGCAGAAATCAAACGCAGTGTGGGAGAAAAAAATTCCGAAGGACTTATGGCTTGATTACCTGAAAACAAAATACGGTTTCCCGGTGAATGATTCTTTACAGGTAAAAAAGATTTTGCACTTTGAGCAGCCAAACAGAAAAGTTTATTTAGTGAACGATGAATATTTCATTCCGCTTAAGTTTGTGCGCGAGGATATGAAACTGAAATCAACTTTCTTCGCCATTCATGAAGAAGGAATTAATGTTGTTTTCACAGGCAAAGGTTTCGGGCATGGAGTTGGTTTATGCCAGGAAGGCGCAGAACGCATGGCGGAGAAAGGATATTCCTACATAAAAATTATTAATTACTATTACACCAACGTACACCTCATTCGTTTTTCGCAGTTGGATTTTTTCAGTTCGGAGTAA
- a CDS encoding T9SS type A sorting domain-containing protein produces MYSAGNERNNYEIDISDQPKGIYFIQAGEGSTRRTKKIIVE; encoded by the coding sequence ATTTATTCAGCAGGAAATGAAAGAAACAACTATGAAATAGATATTTCTGACCAGCCCAAAGGAATTTATTTTATTCAGGCAGGCGAAGGAAGTACAAGACGGACGAAGAAAATAATTGTGGAGTGA
- a CDS encoding toxin-antitoxin system YwqK family antitoxin codes for MKEKFLLVMILFSIVHLNAQPQSLNQTDKNGKKQGKWIKRFEDGKPLYEGSFKDDKPFGEFKYYYDTGEMKADFLFSDNGTVSHTKYFFPGNILMAEGKYVNEKKDSVWRFYDAPNALVSEETYKNGKKNGLEKNYDGKGKLVEEKTWKDSILHGPWKKYYNEGGIQEEGIYNNGFFEGEVKYYYPEHTLAVSGHYQHSLKHGKWIYYGKNKVITQVENFSLGDLDGYYAQWYEKDGTPKLKGGYKKGRQDGTWTYFNSKGKLEKDSSFFAGYIHGACSEYYESGTKKAECNFYYSHPCGTWTQWNEDGKISKEEKHDSMDEVKKKMAQEEKEKRKKKNNE; via the coding sequence ATGAAAGAGAAATTTTTACTCGTGATGATTTTATTTTCAATCGTTCATTTGAATGCTCAGCCGCAGAGTTTAAACCAGACAGACAAGAATGGAAAAAAACAGGGCAAGTGGATTAAACGATTCGAGGATGGCAAGCCGCTTTACGAAGGAAGTTTTAAGGATGACAAGCCCTTTGGCGAATTCAAATATTATTACGACACCGGTGAAATGAAAGCCGATTTTCTTTTCTCAGATAACGGAACTGTGAGCCATACAAAATATTTTTTCCCCGGCAATATTCTGATGGCGGAAGGAAAATATGTGAATGAAAAAAAAGACAGCGTCTGGAGATTTTATGATGCGCCCAATGCATTGGTGTCGGAAGAAACCTACAAGAACGGGAAAAAGAACGGGCTGGAAAAAAATTATGACGGCAAAGGAAAATTGGTGGAAGAAAAAACATGGAAAGACAGCATTCTCCACGGTCCCTGGAAAAAATATTATAACGAAGGAGGCATTCAGGAAGAAGGCATTTACAACAATGGTTTTTTCGAAGGAGAAGTGAAATATTATTATCCGGAACATACGCTTGCTGTGAGCGGGCATTACCAACATTCGCTGAAGCACGGCAAATGGATTTATTACGGGAAGAATAAAGTCATCACTCAGGTTGAAAATTTTTCCCTCGGTGATTTGGATGGCTATTATGCCCAATGGTATGAAAAAGACGGAACGCCAAAATTAAAAGGCGGCTATAAGAAAGGCAGGCAAGACGGCACGTGGACTTACTTCAACAGCAAAGGAAAATTGGAGAAGGACTCTTCTTTCTTTGCCGGCTACATTCATGGCGCGTGTTCGGAATATTATGAGAGCGGAACTAAAAAAGCGGAATGTAATTTTTATTACAGCCATCCCTGTGGAACATGGACACAGTGGAATGAAGACGGAAAAATTTCAAAAGAAGAAAAACACGATTCCATGGATGAAGTGAAAAAGAAAATGGCGCAGGAAGAAAAAGAAAAAAGAAAAAAGAAAAACAATGAGTAA
- the mnmA gene encoding tRNA 2-thiouridine(34) synthase MnmA, whose translation MSKGKVLVAMSGGIDSSMAALFLHEQGYEVIGITMKTWDYASSGGSKKETGCCSLDSINDARTISVTYGFPHYVLDLRSEFGESIITDFVNEYLAGRTPNPCVLCNTYIKWDALLRRADQLNCEFIATGHYARIRYENGRSVLSKGMDDTKDQSYVLWGLSQQSLRRTIFPLANLSKKQVRAIAVEKGFADLANKSESYEICFIPDNDYRSFLRRRVPDINTKAGEGNFILADGTVVGKHKGYPFYTIGQRKGLEIAVGEPLYVTKIEPQTNTVMLGSAEDVKQQRMKVSKLNLVKYARLPENFQALTRIRHKDAGSMSTVNQISETEAEVFFHRKVSAIAPGQSAVFYEGEDVVGGGIIESSDS comes from the coding sequence ATGAGTAAGGGAAAAGTTTTAGTGGCAATGAGCGGGGGAATTGATAGTTCCATGGCAGCGCTTTTTCTTCACGAGCAGGGTTACGAAGTGATTGGAATCACTATGAAAACATGGGACTATGCTTCTTCGGGCGGCTCGAAAAAAGAAACCGGCTGCTGCAGTTTGGATTCCATCAACGATGCACGCACTATTTCCGTTACCTACGGATTTCCGCATTACGTACTCGATTTGCGAAGCGAGTTTGGCGAATCCATCATCACTGATTTTGTAAACGAATATCTTGCCGGGCGCACTCCCAATCCCTGCGTGCTGTGCAACACCTATATTAAATGGGATGCGCTGCTCAGGCGTGCCGACCAGTTGAACTGTGAGTTCATTGCTACCGGACATTACGCGCGCATCCGCTATGAGAACGGGCGCTCTGTTTTGTCAAAGGGAATGGACGATACAAAAGACCAGTCGTATGTGCTCTGGGGATTATCTCAGCAAAGTTTGAGGCGCACTATTTTTCCGCTTGCCAATCTTTCGAAGAAACAAGTGCGCGCCATTGCTGTTGAAAAAGGATTTGCTGACCTTGCCAATAAGAGCGAGAGTTATGAAATATGTTTTATTCCCGATAATGATTACCGGAGTTTTCTCCGCAGGCGGGTTCCTGATATAAATACAAAAGCAGGCGAAGGAAATTTTATCTTAGCCGATGGAACTGTAGTTGGAAAACACAAGGGTTATCCTTTCTATACCATTGGGCAGCGCAAGGGTTTGGAAATTGCAGTGGGCGAGCCGCTCTACGTTACAAAAATAGAACCGCAAACCAACACCGTGATGCTTGGCTCTGCCGAAGACGTGAAACAACAGCGCATGAAAGTGAGCAAACTGAATTTAGTCAAGTACGCGCGGCTTCCTGAAAATTTCCAGGCGCTTACGCGAATCAGGCATAAGGATGCAGGCAGCATGAGCACCGTAAACCAGATTTCAGAAACCGAAGCTGAAGTTTTTTTCCACCGGAAGGTTTCCGCCATTGCGCCCGGGCAGTCGGCTGTGTTTTATGAAGGAGAAGATGTGGTGGGCGGAGGAATTATTGAATCATCTGATAGTTGA